GGAAACGGAGGAGTCAGCAAGCATATCACATCGAAACAAAACCAACTTCATGAGTCTAGCTAGGGTTGAAGAGAGTGATTGGTTACCTTCTCGCCCAACTTGAACGGCGCCAGGCCTCTGTATGGGCAGGTGCTGCATCGGAACGCATCGCCCAACCCACACTGAAATTGCAGGTTCACAGAGAATAATGTGAGATATTCAGTTGACCACATGCATGCAACGACCAGTGGAAATCACCATTTGGCATTTTATGTCTACAAAGAAGCAATTGTACTTACACTGCCACAAGCTGAGACAGGGTTATCAATCTGTTCTGCAGTGAGCCCCAGCTTCTCCACCTTCTGCTCAGCCTCGGCCCTGCCACAACTGCAGTTCTTGCACGCCTTCTTTGTAGCTCCCACCTCACAATCTCCTACTGATGAAGCAACAGCAAAACTTTCAGCATCTAAACCTAAATAGAACATCTTCACAATATTTAAACAAGATCGAGGATTTGTTGGCTTTACCAACTGGAAGCTGTGGCTTCTTCAAGTCCTCCTCAGTCAAGAGGCTGTCTTCGTCAATCAGTTCATCATCATCGTCAATTTCAATCTTTggaagagcctttactgctttctTCAGGGGGAAGGAAGAACCCATACTCCAGGAGGGCTTCTTTGCCTTGATCTGCAAGTGATTCGAGTTAGCACTTATCATAGAGAATAGCATGTACAGTAGCCTTAACACAATGTGCCATACTCACAGTAACAGATTGCACACTATCCTGCGAGCTTGTGGCAGAAGCTTGCACTTCAACAAAACCACCCATGAGTAGCTGGCGCTCGATATAATTGTTTGGCTAATGCAGAGGAAAATAGAGAATCAGGCTGTGCTAAATTTAAAATACAGTGAATGTGAGCAAAAACAGACACACAATTTACCTTCTGATCAGCAGAGGGTGTGAAGCTCTGTACCAGCACAATTCCACCAGCTTTCAGCACTCGGCTAATTTCAGCAACCAACTTATCCCCAAAGCTCTCCACATTTTTTATGACAGATAGAACAGCACCCACCGATGCATCATCAAAAGGCAACTTCCCACCTGACCCATGTTGACAACAAATGTATATATCAGATTTATGACAAACTGAATTTTATACTGTACAAGGATATGGCATACAGAAACATAGCATAATAAGAACCGAATGCAACTAACTAAACTAAGCGTTTACACCCCAGCTTCTGAGACACAATGGATGGTATGTTGACACTACAAATTCTGGTTGATTTACATAGTGTGAATTAGCACTACATTGAAGTCCACGAATGGATAGCCTCGTAGGGAACATATTTTCTCTCAATTTCTTTCGCGATTAAAGAGAGAATACCAACCTACCTTTTGTTTTCCAACCGTATGTGTTTTGTGTGTATTCTTATATTTGAAAGAACTGGGCAATTAGCATGAGGAGCTTCAAGTCAGAAACTAAAGCAGCAGCAAAGGTAAACTCCAATCCAGCATATCAGGAGTGCACATAGATTGCTCAAAATTGAACTGCCGCGAAGTTGGAACAAAAGACTAAATTAGGACCAGCACACAGGCAGTGTGCTGATAAGAAAGGGGCAAGCATCAAATCTGATTCTAGCCTATCCCTTGAGAAATATTATCCCCCAGATGTTACTTATTCTGAACATGCAGCGGATTCCAACCCTAGCATAGGCATGTGCGTGGCTACGGGTCCCACCTGAGAACCATGTTTACAACAAAGTTCTACAAACAGGTACATGACAGACTTCAGTTTTATATACAAGGATGTGTCATATTGAAACTGAAGTCTACGTAAGAGTCATCAAGAGCAAAAACAACGCATGTCAAATCCCAGATTTGTGAACTAGAACTACACAACAATTAGATTGCCTGTCCATAAGAAAGACGTTGGGACAAATAACATAGTGTAATGGCAATTCATATAGCAGACCATTGAGTGGTAGCCTAATAGCCAAATGTTCTATTCTGTGAGATATACTAGTATATTTTTCTCCCAACCGAAACGAGAATATAGGCGTCGCTTTTTTCCACGTTTTTAACCAGCAAGTACATATGTGTTTTCTGTGTATTCTTTACATGTGTAGAGTAACACTCGAGTTAGCAAAG
The window above is part of the Triticum aestivum cultivar Chinese Spring chromosome 2A, IWGSC CS RefSeq v2.1, whole genome shotgun sequence genome. Proteins encoded here:
- the LOC123191020 gene encoding anamorsin homolog isoform X1; amino-acid sequence: MASTAAAALAVTDELALPLRAVGDLAAAAGVSREEVVVITQCASLGGKLPFDDASVGAVLSVIKNVESFGDKLVAEISRVLKAGGIVLVQSFTPSADQKPNNYIERQLLMGGFVEVQASATSSQDSVQSVTIKAKKPSWSMGSSFPLKKAVKALPKIEIDDDDELIDEDSLLTEEDLKKPQLPVGKANKSSVGDCEVGATKKACKNCSCGRAEAEQKVEKLGLTAEQIDNPVSACGSCGLGDAFRCSTCPYRGLAPFKLGEKVTLSDNFLSADI
- the LOC123191020 gene encoding anamorsin homolog isoform X2, with translation MASTAAAALAVTDELALPLRAVGDLAAAAGVSREEVVVITQCASLGGKLPFDDASVGAVLSVIKNVESFGDKLVAEISRVLKAGGIVLVQSFTPSADQKPNNYIERQLLMGGFVEVQASATSSQDSVQSVTIKAKKPSWSMGSSFPLKKAVKALPKIEIDDDDELIDEDSLLTEEDLKKPQLPVVGDCEVGATKKACKNCSCGRAEAEQKVEKLGLTAEQIDNPVSACGSCGLGDAFRCSTCPYRGLAPFKLGEKVTLSDNFLSADI
- the LOC123191020 gene encoding anamorsin homolog isoform X3, with the translated sequence MASTAAAALAVTDELALPLRAVGDLAAAAGVSREEVVVITQCASLGGKLPFDDASVGAVLSVIKNVESFGDKLVAEISRVLKAGGIVLVQSFTPSADQKPNNYIERQLLMGGFVEVQASATSSQDSVQSVTIKAKKPSWSMGSSFPLKKAVKALPKIEIDDDDELIDEDSLLTEEDLKKPQLPVGDCEVGATKKACKNCSCGRAEAEQKVEKLGLTAEQIDNPVSACGSCGLGDAFRCSTCPYRGLAPFKLGEKVTLSDNFLSADI